The Papaver somniferum cultivar HN1 chromosome 3, ASM357369v1, whole genome shotgun sequence genome includes a region encoding these proteins:
- the LOC113361866 gene encoding transducin beta-like protein 2 — protein sequence MRTLPDKPEETIVKQKPNISVPSTAANNKDKIGPPQRSLFLNYLSGHKEPITAICFSSDGLKLATGCADGVVRIFKLDNILCRSFKFKGISLPTGGVPTAVAFSDGASSVVAAAQHGYGSCLYIYDDGNPANQKKHPFCKPPFPEFKWLQTEVDETKAFVTLAGTTARYDTTGGSPFIVSCSKSSDISLWHGKTGRILGNTGVNQLKNNMAAISPNGRFIAAATCSTDVKVWEIVYTEAGSVKEITGAMQLKGHTSEVTWLCFSPNSERIITASKDGTVRIWNINVRYDFFEDPKILKVFPVPLRDSKGVTLHYEHLDISPDGKILAATHCSTLQWLCAESGKVLGTEDCAD from the exons ATGAGGACATTGCCGGATAAACCAGAAGAAACAATTGTGAAGCAGAAACCGAATATATCTGTTCCATCAACTGCTGCAAACAATAAG GATAAAATCGGACCGCCACAGCGAAGTTTGTTTTTGAATTATTTGAGTGGCCATAAAGAACCAATTACGGCCATATGTTTCTCATCTGACGGTCTAAAGTTGGCTACAG GTTGTGCTGATGGGGTTGTCAGGATATTCAAATTGGACAATATACTATGTCGAAGCTTCAA ATTCAAGGGGATTTCCTTACCGACTGGAGGAGTTCCAACAGCAGTTGCCTTCTCTGATGGAGCATCATCTGTGGTTGCTGCGGCTCAACATGGTTATGGTTCTTGTTTATACATATATGATGATGGAAATCCGGCTAATCAGAAAAAGCATCCGTTTTGCAAACCTCCCTTTCCAGAATTTAAATGGTTACAAACTGAAGTCGATGAGACAAAGGCTTTTGTGACTCTTGCCGGAACCACTGCCAGGTATGACACTACTGGTGGAAGTCCATTTATTGTTTCGTGTTCAAAAAGTAGTGATATTAGCCTTTGGCATGGAAAGACTGGGAGGATATTGGGGAATACTGGCGTGAACCAGCTCAAGAACAATATGGCAGCAATATCCCCCAATGGGCGGTTTATTGCAGCTGCAACTTGCTCTACTGATGTGAAGGTGTGGGAGATTGTATACACCGAGGCTGGTTCAGTGAAGGAGATTACAGGAGCTATGCAACTGAAGGGTCATACTAGTGAAGTAACTTGGTTATGCTTTTCGCCGAATTCAGAACGCATCATAACAGCGTCTAAGGATGGTACCGTAAGAATTTGGAATATTAACGTTCGGTATGATTTTTTTGAAGACCCGAAGATTCTAAAGGTGTTCCCAGTACCGCTTCGTGACTCAAAGGGGGTCACTTTGCATTATGAGCATCTCGATATTTCACCTGATGGGAAAATATTGGCTGCCACCCATTGTTCGACACTACAATGGCTATGTGCTGAAAGTGGAAAAGTTTTGGGGACCGAAGATTGTGCAGATTAA
- the LOC113360306 gene encoding two-component response regulator ARR2-like, translating to MSRGLEESSQETQPEVNRKETEQHEVVKKEHPTNEGLPEKFPEGVRVLVIDDDPEFLQHIEKLLKELLYQVTTYSQLQAETLLSTLQAARNKFDIVLSSLYMANMDGLELLKHMLAEMEIPVVMMVSSKDDNNIVIKCLTEGACDCLIKPIERKDIELIFKHVIIRKMRVEHSCECECHQKSTETSDFGVALGNSKSLRRKRKNGEEIDKVVDTGGMSMAKKTRIVWTDELNRKFDAVIEKLGIEKAVPKKILELMNVPGLKRDNVASHLQKYRQSYKNSQGYPACNLNTSMNQPESHLAPLLHSGGLIQYSNKFQNHSMQDGQLGRPTHNTIDPLLSNGRFRPDHSKFVTKTGYIPHQSQMRDHYQSQMRDHYINSLPGLMEQKMFLNGQDHNARAAHNRRNQPYSGGDLKTNYMTAEFLPNYHSIDSTLNLPNFPTNNMIHHEQSFQGSIDENCMKWKQQPPCASSDLDASNSIYPPPVTDRYSLLNSQKNNHGHSDNLMRSQNNHHFETLAGAQLLKPPQMEGMEPQTETKFEDDEMKFEDDDTKSED from the exons ATGAGTAGAGGTTTAGAAGAAAGTTCACAAGAAACACAACCTGAAGTGAACAGGAAAGAAACAGAACAACATGAAGTGGTGAAGAAAGAACACCCTACTAATGAAGGGTTACCAGAGAAGTTTCCGGAAGGTGTTCGGGTTTTGGTTATTGATGACGATCCTGAGTTTCTTCAACATATTGAAAAGTTGCTTAAAGAACTTCTCTATCAAG TTACCACGTATAGTCAGCTTCAAGCGGAGACCCTGTTGTCTACACTACAAGCTGCAAGAaacaaatttgatattgttttgaGTAGTCTATATATGGCCAATATGGATGGTTTGGAGCTGCTTAAACACATGTTAGCAGAAATGGAGATACCTGTTGTCA TGATGGTGTCAAGCAAGGACGACAATAATATTGTTATTAAGTGTCTCACTGAAGGAGCATGTGATTGCTTAATTAAGCCGATTGAAAGAAAGGACATAGAACTCATATTTAAGCATGTGATCATCCGAAAGATGAGAGTAGAACACTCATGTGAATGTGAATGCCACCAAAAATCAACCGAAACGTCAGATTTCGGTGTAGCTTTAGGAAACAGCAAATCcttgaggaggaagaggaaaaacGGGGAGGAAATTGACAAGGTTGTGGATACCGGTGGTATGTCTATGGCAAAGAAAACAAGAATTGTCTGGACTGACGAACTCAATCGGAAATTTGACGCAGTCATAGAAAAGCTTGGAATTGAAA AGGCTGTTCCAAAGAAAATTCTCGAGCTAATGAATGTTCCCGGGCTTAAAAGAGATAATGTTGCTAGCCACCTTCAG AAATATCGCCAGAGTTATAAAAATTCACAAGGCTATCCTGCATGTAATCTGAATACATCTATGAATCAACCAGAATCACACTTGGCACCTTTATTGCATAGCGGTGGACTTATCCAGTACTCAAATAAATTTCAAAATCACAGTATGCAGGATGGTCAACTAGGGAGACCAACGCATAATACAATTGACCCTTTACTAAGCAATGGCAGGTTCCGACCAGATCATTCTAAGTTTGTGACAAAAACTGGTTATATACCTCATCAGTCCCAGATGAGAGATCATTATCAGTCCCAGATGAGAGATCATTATATTAACAGTCTGCCCGGACTGATGGAGCAGAAAATGTTTCTGAATGGCCAAGATCATAATGCCAGAGCAGCCCATAATCGGCGTAACCAACCTTATTCTGGAGGTGATCTAAAGACGAACTACATGACTGCTGAATTTCTCCCAAATTATCATAGTATAGACAGTACTCTGAATTTACCCAACTTTCCGACGAATAATATGATTCATCATGAGCAAAGTTTTCAGGGCTCCATTGATGAGAACTGCATGAAATGGAAGCAGCAACCACCTTGTGCCAGTTCAGATTTAGATGCGTCGAACAGTATATACCCACCTCCAGTCACTGACCGGTATAGTCTTCTTAATAGCCAAAAAAATAACCATGGGCACTCAGATAACCTTATGCGGAGCCAAAATAATCACCACTTTGAGACTTTAGCAGGAGCGCAGTTGTTAAAGCCACCACAGATGGAAGGGATGGAACCCCAAACAGAAACTAAGTTTGAAGACGATGAAATGAAGTTTGAAGATGATGACACTAAGTCTGAAGACTAA